In Leptospira harrisiae, a genomic segment contains:
- a CDS encoding helix-turn-helix transcriptional regulator — protein MDTRKVRILFLAFYVLSLIVWIAEEIFTLTNPPEYFDRFRIIIATVESFIAISSFLVVFILYKELKAEAVENIHAKSQIHDLKRTNRILKNPEMGFWAEAKAQMEEWKLSDAETEIAILLLRGFSQKQIAAVRKKSLRTIENQTASIYEKSSMRGKLEFISYFLTPLLPEEE, from the coding sequence ATGGACACCCGCAAGGTAAGAATTCTTTTTTTAGCATTTTATGTTTTATCGCTGATTGTGTGGATTGCTGAAGAAATTTTCACCTTAACAAACCCACCCGAATACTTTGATCGATTTCGTATCATCATTGCGACAGTAGAATCTTTCATCGCCATCTCATCCTTTCTCGTGGTCTTTATTCTTTATAAAGAACTAAAGGCAGAAGCGGTTGAAAACATACATGCCAAATCCCAAATCCATGACTTAAAACGTACAAATCGCATCTTAAAAAACCCAGAGATGGGTTTTTGGGCAGAAGCCAAAGCTCAAATGGAAGAATGGAAATTATCCGATGCGGAAACAGAAATCGCCATACTCCTACTTCGAGGATTTTCTCAAAAACAAATCGCTGCCGTTCGGAAAAAAAGCCTTCGCACCATCGAAAACCAAACGGCATCCATCTATGAAAAATCCTCAATGAGGGGAAAATTGGAATTTATTTCTTACTTTTTGACTCCCCTATTGCCAGAAGAAGAATAA